The DNA segment CTTGTACCCGTAGACCCAGTAGCCCGCCCGCGCGAGGACCGTGGCCAGGATCGTACCCGTCGAATCGATCCCTTCGCCCTGGTCCCCGCCGATCTTCCACGCGAAGACGCGTGGTGATGCGGCCATTGTCCACTCACCTCTCGGATGGAATGGAACATCCTTCACCTGCAAGGATAGGCCGCCATCCGTTAGAATCCCAATGATTCCTTTGCAAAGGTCCCATGCGCCGGGCGCATATCCGCGGCGCCGCGGGCGGACCATCCAGCTGCGGGGAGCGATGGCGCTGCTGCTCCAGCATCTCCTCACCTTCCGCCAGGTGGTCGAGCGCGGCTCGTTCACGGCCGCGGCCGAGGCGCTGCACGTCACCCAGTCCACCGTCACGCGGCAGGTGGCCGCGCTCGAGCGCGACTTCGGCGCCGTCCTCCTGGAGCGCCACGGGGCGCACCCGCGCCTCACCGAGGCGGGCCAGCTGGTCTACGAATGCGCGCTGCGCGTGGCGGAGAACCTGGAGGAATGCCGCCAGCGCGTCCGCGACCTGGAGACGCCCGGCCACGGCCAGGTGGCCGTGGGCTGCGTGGAGACGCTGGTGCCGACGACGCTGGCCGAGCTGCTGCAGACTTTCACCGGCCGCTACCCCGACGTCCGCGTCCAGGTGCTGATCGCCGCCATCCAGGAGACGGTCAACCGCCTGCTCAACCGCGAGATCGACGTGGCGCTCCTGACCACACCCGTCAACGACCCGCGCATCGAAAGCCACCCGCTCTTCGAGGACCCCATCCTCTTCGTCGCCCACCCGCGCCTGGCGCGCCAGCTGCCTGAGCGGCTGGAGGTGGCCGACCTGCCGCGCCTGCCGCTCATCACCCACAAGGCGGGCTCGCGCTTCCGGGCGCTGGTGGACAGCGCCATGGAGTCGGTGGGCATCCTGCCCCGCGTGGTGATGGAGTTCGACAGTCACGAGGCGGTCCGCGTCATGGCCGAGCTGGGCCTGGGCGTGGGGCTGCTGCCGGCCAGCACGGTGGAGGACGCCGTGGCTGCGGGCCGGCTGCTCCGCCTCCGG comes from the Bacillota bacterium genome and includes:
- a CDS encoding LysR family transcriptional regulator, whose product is MALLLQHLLTFRQVVERGSFTAAAEALHVTQSTVTRQVAALERDFGAVLLERHGAHPRLTEAGQLVYECALRVAENLEECRQRVRDLETPGHGQVAVGCVETLVPTTLAELLQTFTGRYPDVRVQVLIAAIQETVNRLLNREIDVALLTTPVNDPRIESHPLFEDPILFVAHPRLARQLPERLEVADLPRLPLITHKAGSRFRALVDSAMESVGILPRVVMEFDSHEAVRVMAELGLGVGLLPASTVEDAVAAGRLLRLRVEGFPELRRTTTIALLRHRHRSAALRAFVETVLQRYRGEAGGNRPERDLPPGGAS